DNA from Demetria terragena DSM 11295:
GTCGCACTACAACGTCAACGCGGGCATCCCCAAGACGATGATCCAGCACGTCATCCGTTGGGTGATCACCGAGGAAATCTTCGACGAAGAGACCGATGAGCTGTTGCAGTCGATCCTCGATCAGGAGATCAGTCCAGAGTTGGTCCCGGCCGGAGCGGGCGAGAAGCCGCAGTCAACGGAGGACGCCATCGGGCCGTACGCGCTCCAAGACTTCAACCTGTTTCATCTGCACCGCAGGGGTGCCCGGCCGAGCAGGATCGCCTTCCTTGCTCACCACGCCTGGCATGACAAGTCGACCGGGGGATGGCCGACCGGCTACCCCGAGTCGAAGCGAATCGACTACGACCTAAACGAAATTCGCCATTGGCTCGAAATTTTCCTGAAGCGTTTTTTCGGTAACCAGTTCAAGCGTTCCGCGTTGCCCAACGGGCCGAAGGTGGTGTCGGGTGGTTCGATGTCGCCGCGGGGTGACTGGCGGATGCCATCCGACGCGAGCGCCGATGTCTGGATTGCCGAGCTGGAGCGCTGCGTACCGCGACCTTAGGGATATGCGTCTGCCTAGGCCTTGAGCCGGCCACCTGGAGTCGATTTTTGCTTCCTGTCACCACGCCGCTACAGTGCTCGTGTCAGGCAAGCCTCACCTAATTAATCGAGGACATTCTCCCGTGTACCGTCGCTCATTCCTCACGTTGTTGTCCGCTACCGCGGTGGGCGCCACCCTCGCCTCCTGTTCGACCGGATCGACGGAGGACGACGCCCCGGAAGGGCCGGGTGCCGCCACGTCGGGCGCTGCCAAAGTGGCAGCAGATGCGTTCCCGGTGTCCGTCAAACATGTCTACGGAACCACCACGGTTGAGAGCGAGCCCAAGCGCATCGCGACCATCGGATACACCGACTCGGAGGTTCTCCTGTCTATCGGGGTGGTGCCGATCGGCGCTCCCAAGATCACCTACGGCGGCAACAAGCAGTTCTCCACCGATCACTTTGATGCAGAGTTGAAGAAGGTAGGCGGCAAACAGCCGGCCCGATTCAGCGACGCCGATGGCACCCCCGTGGATGAGATCGTCAAGATGAATCCGGACCTGATCGTGGCCACGAACTCTGGAGTCACTCAAGAGGAGTACGACAAACTCACCAAGATCGCGCCCGTGATCGCCTATCCGGATAAGGCTTACGGCACCCCCTGGCAGACGAGTTTGGCCATGCTTGGCAAGGCCGTGGGTCGTCCGACCGAGGCAGCCAAGGTCAAGACAAGGACCGAGAAGGTCATCAAGGATGGCCTGGCGAAGTACCCCGAGCTCGAGGGCAAAACGGGTGCGTGGGCCACCTTCAACCCCGCCGACACCAGCAAGTTTGGGTTCTACACCAGTTTCGATCTGCGCCCGCGGATGCTCAAGGAGTTCGGCCTTGACGTTCCCCCCGTGGTGCAGAAGGCCTCCGAAAAGACCGACAAGTTCTCTGTCGACATGTCCTCCGAGAAAGCTTCGGATTTTGATGCTGACGTGGTCGTGTTCTACGTCGTCGAGAAGGGCCAGACCAGCAAGCTGCAGAAGCACCCGTTGCTGGGCAAGATCCCGGCCATCAAGTCGGGCGCCTTTGTCGCCTCCGATAACCCGGACATCGACGCCAAGATGTCGGCCGCCTCTCCACTGTCCATCCCGTTGGCCGTCAGGGACTTTATGCCGTTGCTGGCGGCAGCGGCGAAGAAGGCATAGGCCCCGACAGCAGTGACGACCATCTCTCCAGCGCCAGTCGCGGCAGAGGACGCCAACAAGCGTTCCCGTCGCGAATGGTCTTATCCCACGATTCTTGTCGTGGGTCTGATCGCCACCGGGTCAGCAGCGTTGCTGTCGTTGATGATTGGCGTGGTCAACGTATCGCCCGTGGACGCCGTCACCAGTGTCTTCGGATCGACCGGTACGGACGCTGACGCCATCGTCGCCGGTCGCGTCGATCGGACCATCGTGGGCATTCTGATCGGAGCGGCGGTCGCCGTGTCGGGCGCGGTCATGCAGGGTGTCACCCGCAACCCGCTCGCCGACCCCGGAATCCTTGGCGTCAACGCGGGCGCGGCCTTGGCCGTCATCCTCGGCATCTTCTTGCTGGGAGTCGGGTCGCTGCAGGGATATATGTGGTTGTCGCTCCTGGGTGCCTCGATTGCCGCGATCGTGGTCTATGCCATCGCCAGTATCGGACCGAAGTCGGCTGCGCCCATCACGATGGCGTTGGCGGGCGCTGCGATCAGTGCGGCCGCGACAAGCATCATCGGCGGCATCATGGTGACCAACCAGGAGGCCTTCGATACGTTCCGCTTCTGGCAGGTTGGCTCCGTGGCCGGCCGTGAGCCCAGCGCTCTGACGCCCGTCTTGCCACTGTTCGCGCTGGGATTCCTGTTGTCGTTGACTGCTGGTCCGATCCTCAATGCGCTCGCGCTCGGTGATGACATGGCACGCGCACTTGGTCAGCGCGTCATGGTGGGCCGGGCGGTCACCTCGCTGGGTGCGGTCCTCTTGGCCGCGAGCGCGACAGCGGCGGCTGGACCGATCGGGTTCGTTGGACTCGTGATTCCGCATGCCGTACGCCTGGTGGTGGGTCCTGACTATCGAAAGGTCCTGCTGGCCTCAGTGTTCGGAGGGATGGTGCTCATCCTGCTGGCGGACACTGCGGGCCGAGTCCTCACGCCACCCTCGGAGATTTCAGTCGGCATCATGACTGCCCTGATCGGTGCGCCCGTGCTGGTGATGCTGGTCCGTCGAGAGAAGACACGCTGATGGCGGTGATCACTTCAGGACACACTGATATCGACGACGCCATCACGGTGATCCGAACGGTGCGGCGGCGAGTGCATCGGCGCTCAGCCATTGCCCTGGGAAGCCTAGGTTTGTTGCTCTTTGGGTTGTTTGCTGCCCGAGTACTCCTGGGCGACTACACCATCACCATCCCCGACTTTTTCAGCATCCTGTTTGGCAAGGACATCCCGGTGGCGTCCTACATCGTGATGGAGTCCAAGTTGCCGCGGGCCATCGCGGGCACCCTGGCCGGTGTGGCGTTTGGCATCTCGGGCGCTGTCTTCCAGGCGATGCTGCGCAACCCCCTGGCCAGCCCCGACGTCATCGGGGTGACGATGGGTTCAAGTGCGGCCGCAGTCACCGCAGTGGCCTGGTTCGGTCTCGATGGGACGCCGGTCGCAATCGCCGCGACGCTGGGTGGGTTGCTCATCGCCTTCGCCGTCATGTCCCTCTCGGGCAGCCGTGGCACGGCTACCGGAAAGCTGATCCTCGTCGGCATCGGCCTTGCCGCAGCGACGCAATCGCTGATCCAGTGGGTGTTAATCACCAGCGACGTCTTCAAAGCTCAAGATGCCTTGGTGTGGCTCACCGGGACGCTCGGCGTCGTGAGCTGGTCGGAGATCCTCCGCATGACGATCGCCATCGTGCTTCTCGTCCCGATCATCCTTGCCCTGTTGCCGCGACTAAAGGTGCTGGAACTTGGCGACGACGCGTCGCAGGGGCTAGGTGTGCGCGCTTCGCCGACCCGTTTGCTGCTGATGATCCTGGTCGTCTTCGTTATGGCGATCTGTACCTCGGTTGTTGGGCCCATCGCGTTTGTCGCGTTGTTGTCGGGGCCGATTGCGCGTCGTCTCGCGGGTGGTCGTACGGCCGTCCCGCTGGCCGGTCTGGTGGGTGCGTGCATCGTGCTAGCCGCCGATTACATCGGCGCATATGGCGTGGGCGACTCTAACCTTCCGGTGGGTGTGATCACCGGAATCGCGGGCGCTCCCTTCCTGCTCTGGCTGTTGGTCAGCACGCGACGCACGATCAAGGACGGATGATGGCCATCACCAATGAACGCACGACCGAGGCTCGCGCAGGCCGGGTTGCCACGGTCCCCCGACTCGAAGCCGTTGGCGTGTCCCTGGGGTATTCCGACCGCGCTGTCGTCGAGGATCTATCGGTTGTCGTACCCAACGGCAAGGTCACAGCCATCGTCGGGTCCAACGGGTGCGGAAAGTCGACCTTGCTGCGCGGACTATCGCGGTTGCTCAAGCCGTCGAGCGGGCAAGTGCTTCTTGATGGCACGTCGATCCATGAGCGCTCGACCAAAGAGGTCGCGCGGTCCATTGGGTTGCTGCCCCAGTCACCGATCGCCCCGGAGGGCATCACCGTCACCGAGTTGGTGAGCCGTGGACGCCACCCGCACCACGGCATGTTCAAACAGTGGTCGCAGGCAGACGATGAGGCCGTAGCGGCGGCATTGGAGCAGACCCAAACCGTCGAGTTGGCGCATCGTGATGTCGACGCATTGTCTGGTGGTCAGCGGCAACGCGTGTGGATTGCGATGGTTCTGGCGCAGCAGACGGACCTGCTGCTGCTGGATGAGCCGACCAGTTATCTCGACATCGCGCACGCCGTCGAAGTCCTCGACCTGGTGACTGATCTCAACCTTCGCGGTACGACGGTGGTGATGGTGTTGCACGACCTCAATTTGGCGGCACGCTACGCCAATCACGTCATTGCGATGTCCGGCGGAAGCATTGTGCGCGAAGGGGATCCGCGCGAGGTGGTCACCGCAGAGGTGGTCGAGCAGATCTTCGGTGTTCCGTGCCATATCGTCCCGGATCCGGTGTCGGGCAGCCCCATGGTGGTCCCCATCGGACGGCACTATCGAGACGATGGACGGCGTGAGTCAGCATCTGCATAAAGAACAGCCGCACAAAGAACGCATCTGCGGGATAGTCTCGGCTCGTTATCCGCAGGTGCGTTTCGTAGGGGTACGTGCCGTCAGCTGAAAGGCCCGCGCCATGCGCAACCTTCATCGCAGTCCACGCAGCCAATTCGCCCTCGTCGTCGCCGCCTGTGCCTGCGTCGTGGCCGTCGCGCCGGTGGGATGGGCGGCGGCGAGTGGGGATGCCGTGACGAGTTCGACAGCGCCGCTCCGCGCTGAGGTACAGCAATCGTCATCGTCGGCAACCTTCACCGTCCGCGGAAACGTGGCCCGGCCCCGGTTCTACACCGTGGGCCAACTGCGCAAGGCGTTTGCCGCGCAGACCGTGAAGGCGACATACGCCAGTGGCAGCGCCAAGGAAACGCACACGTTCTCGGGGCCGTTGCTCTATGACGTCGCAACGGCTGCCCGCCCGCGGTTCGATGCCACGGTGAAGAACGACGCACTGGCCTTCGCGGTGGCTGTCACTGCCAAGGACGGATACCGAGCCGTCGTGTCATGGGGTGAGCTCGACCCCGGCTTCGGCGCCCAGAAGATCTTGCTCGCCACCCACCAGGACGGCGCGCCACTTGACCGCCCGCGCCTGGTCGTACCCGGCGATGCCAAGGGCGGACGCTACGTCTCAGACGTGCGGAACGTTGCCATCCGCGACCTAGGTCGCTGACCGCAAGGAAACGAGCGGGTCAGGCTGCCGAAGAACCGGCTGAACGGCGACCAGTGCCGCGGCCGTTTCGGCGACCGCGAGGGGCGCCGCCTTGGCCATTTCCTGACGGTTGCGCCGAGCGCGCTCGCCCGTTGCGTGACTGACCGGTGCGATTCTGACCGCCGCCGGGCTTTCGGCCACCGGTACGAGCGGACCCGCCCGAGCCGCCGCGGCTGCGCGACGGCGCCGGGGCGTTGGGTGAGACGTACGCACCGCTGAGCTCGCGCTCTCCCGGAACCACCTCTTGCAGCAGGGGGTGCTGCGGGTTGACCTTGGTCGTCGTCGGCTTGATGCCAGCCTTGCGGGTCAGGTCACGAACGTCGCGCTGCTGCGCGTCGGTCATCAGCGTGATGACGGTGCCGGAGTTTCCAGCGCGAGCCGTGCGACCCGAGCGGTGCAGATATGCCTTGTGCTCGACGGGCGGGTCGGCGTGTACCACCAAGCCGACATCGTCGACGTGAATTCCGCGAGCCGCGATGTCGGTCGCGACCAAGGTCGAAGCCGCTCCGCTGTGGAAGGCCTCCATCGTGCGG
Protein-coding regions in this window:
- a CDS encoding ABC transporter substrate-binding protein, with amino-acid sequence MYRRSFLTLLSATAVGATLASCSTGSTEDDAPEGPGAATSGAAKVAADAFPVSVKHVYGTTTVESEPKRIATIGYTDSEVLLSIGVVPIGAPKITYGGNKQFSTDHFDAELKKVGGKQPARFSDADGTPVDEIVKMNPDLIVATNSGVTQEEYDKLTKIAPVIAYPDKAYGTPWQTSLAMLGKAVGRPTEAAKVKTRTEKVIKDGLAKYPELEGKTGAWATFNPADTSKFGFYTSFDLRPRMLKEFGLDVPPVVQKASEKTDKFSVDMSSEKASDFDADVVVFYVVEKGQTSKLQKHPLLGKIPAIKSGAFVASDNPDIDAKMSAASPLSIPLAVRDFMPLLAAAAKKA
- a CDS encoding FecCD family ABC transporter permease: MTTISPAPVAAEDANKRSRREWSYPTILVVGLIATGSAALLSLMIGVVNVSPVDAVTSVFGSTGTDADAIVAGRVDRTIVGILIGAAVAVSGAVMQGVTRNPLADPGILGVNAGAALAVILGIFLLGVGSLQGYMWLSLLGASIAAIVVYAIASIGPKSAAPITMALAGAAISAAATSIIGGIMVTNQEAFDTFRFWQVGSVAGREPSALTPVLPLFALGFLLSLTAGPILNALALGDDMARALGQRVMVGRAVTSLGAVLLAASATAAAGPIGFVGLVIPHAVRLVVGPDYRKVLLASVFGGMVLILLADTAGRVLTPPSEISVGIMTALIGAPVLVMLVRREKTR
- a CDS encoding iron chelate uptake ABC transporter family permease subunit, which encodes MAVITSGHTDIDDAITVIRTVRRRVHRRSAIALGSLGLLLFGLFAARVLLGDYTITIPDFFSILFGKDIPVASYIVMESKLPRAIAGTLAGVAFGISGAVFQAMLRNPLASPDVIGVTMGSSAAAVTAVAWFGLDGTPVAIAATLGGLLIAFAVMSLSGSRGTATGKLILVGIGLAAATQSLIQWVLITSDVFKAQDALVWLTGTLGVVSWSEILRMTIAIVLLVPIILALLPRLKVLELGDDASQGLGVRASPTRLLLMILVVFVMAICTSVVGPIAFVALLSGPIARRLAGGRTAVPLAGLVGACIVLAADYIGAYGVGDSNLPVGVITGIAGAPFLLWLLVSTRRTIKDG
- a CDS encoding ABC transporter ATP-binding protein — translated: MAITNERTTEARAGRVATVPRLEAVGVSLGYSDRAVVEDLSVVVPNGKVTAIVGSNGCGKSTLLRGLSRLLKPSSGQVLLDGTSIHERSTKEVARSIGLLPQSPIAPEGITVTELVSRGRHPHHGMFKQWSQADDEAVAAALEQTQTVELAHRDVDALSGGQRQRVWIAMVLAQQTDLLLLDEPTSYLDIAHAVEVLDLVTDLNLRGTTVVMVLHDLNLAARYANHVIAMSGGSIVREGDPREVVTAEVVEQIFGVPCHIVPDPVSGSPMVVPIGRHYRDDGRRESASA